From Mya arenaria isolate MELC-2E11 chromosome 1, ASM2691426v1, a single genomic window includes:
- the LOC128235764 gene encoding neuroligin-4, Y-linked-like: MGLWDQRLAFQWVNDNVDAFGGDPSRITIFVESAGAMSAHLHSLYPENRGLFQNVISESGTATFPFGVDRDHLPATRILAEQLECRTDTNEDIFLCLESVETKRFVDVLENIADNAVLAAQVLFAPSIDGELIVRYYKETIKIPDCDEMKFMRELNYINGVNAHEGAVWVPMLAANQNGSIDDIKVSKAVVSMFMPMMLGSMYPGQNIPSAVSDLIDYEYTNWANPEDSGAMDPNGDGPVTWPKYTLKTMQHLIIDEEDSIGQRLYTKEYQFGRETVPALLQAIENGGHT; this comes from the exons ATGGGACTCTGGGATCAACGGCTTGCTTTTCAATGGGTTAACGATAACGTGGACGCTTTCGGTGGTGATCCCAGTAGAATCACTATATTTGTTGAATCTGCTGGAGCCATGAGTGCTCATCTACACTCACTTTATCCGGAAAATAGAGGTTTATTTCAGAATGTTATATCAGAAAGTGGAACAGCGACATTTCCATTTGGTGTTGATAGAGACCATCTTCCGGCTACACGCATATTGGCTGAACAGCTTGAATGTCGTACTGACACGAATGAAGATATTTTCCTATGTTTGGAATCTGTCGAAACTAAGCGCTTTGTAGACGTGTTAGAAAATATTGCAGATAATGCAGTTCTTGCAGCACAGGTGCTTTTTGCGCCTTCTATTGATGGTGAATTGATTGTACGATAttacaaagaaacaataaaGATACCAGATTGCGACGAGATGAAGTTTATGAGAGAATTGAACTATATCAATGGTGTAAATGCGCATGAAGGGGCGGTTTGGGTTCCTATGCTTGCTGCAAATCAAAATGGTTCAATAGACGACATCAAAGTCAGCAAAGCAGTTGTGTCAATGTTCATGCCTATGATGTTAGGATCGATGTATCCAGGTCAGAATATCCCCTCGGCAGTAAGCGATTTGATTGACTACGAGTATACAAATTGGGCAAACCCTGAGGATTCAGGAGCAAT GGATCCAAATGGAGATGGACCAGTCACGTGGCCTAAATACACCCTTAAGACAATGCAGCACTTAATTATTGATGAGGAAGACTCTATCGGACAAAGGTTATACACGAAGGAGTATCAGTTTGGGCGTGAGACTGTCCCTGCTCTTTTACAAGCAATTGAAAATGGCGGGCATACATGA
- the LOC128235753 gene encoding cocaine esterase-like, producing the protein MGIINGKTNTVAFRDKHLVVNEFLGVPYGKSPINELRFQRPQPYGAFKQPIDGTKYGSSCPQNKMKMVKFGVRSDNEDCLFLNLFVPSNKAATGDNHAVMVWIHGGGYTYGDGNMTTGTVLAGYGNVIVVTINYRLGMLGFLNVGDERANGNMGLWDQRLAIQWVNKNVDAFGGDPSRITIFGESAGAMSVHLQSLYPKNRGLFQNVISESGTATLPFHVDSDNLPAARIYAEHFKCRTDTNEDIVQCLKSVDTKRLIDMAEVIAENGTLAAQAFFAHSIDGEFIVRNSKETIKISDSDEMKFMKEMNFINGVNADEGAPWVLTLAANHNGSIDDFKISNADLSIFVPMMVGMMYPSQNIHSAVSDLIDYEYTNWANPEDARAMFTKVAGDVFMNVPAMDLNLAHSNDTTSNTWFYNFMIAPKQRQYNIPKWITKATHGEELPYVFGYHLDNETWFNATDYEPPEKELEVSEKVMTYWTNFAKFGDPNGDGPVTWPKYTLETMQHLVIDEEDSIGRRLYTKEYQFWRKIVPDLLDAIENGVHTGDSTFKSKLTDACDAEDDNFPYCNF; encoded by the exons ATGGGAATAATTAATGGTAAAACTAACACAGTGGCGTTTAGAGACAAACATTTAGTTGTAAATGAATTCCTCGGAGTTCCGTATGGAAAGTCACCTATAAATGAACTGAGATTTCAAAGACCTCAACCATACGGAGCGTTTAAACAACCAATCGATGGGACGAAATATGGATCGTCTTGTccacaaaataaaatgaagatgGTTAAGTTTGGAGTCCGCTCGGACAACGAAGATtgcttatttttgaatttatttgttcCTTCAAATAAGGCCGCCACTGGAGATAATCATGCTGTGATGGTCTGGATTCATGGTGGAGGGTATACGTATGGGGATGGCAATATGACCACTGGGACCGTCTTGGCAGGCTACGGAAACGTCATAGTTGTGACGATCAATTACCGCCTAGGCATGTTAGGATTCCTTAACGTTGGAGATGAGAGAGCAAACGGAAATATGGGACTTTGGGATCAACGGCTGGCGATTCAATGGGTTAACAAGAATGTGGACGCTTTCGGTGGTGATCCCAGTAGAATCACTATATTTGGTGAATCTGCTGGAGCCATGAGTGTTCATCTGCAATCGCTTTATCCAAAAAATAGAGGTCTATTTCAGAATGTGATATCAGAAAGTGGAACAGCGACACTTCCATTTCATGTTGATAGTGACAATTTACCGGCTGCACGCATATACGCTGAACATTTCAAATGTCGTACTGACACGAATGAAGATATTGTCCAGTGTTTGAAGTCCGTAGACACTAAGAGGCTCATAGACATGGCAGAAGTGATTGCAGAGAATGGAACCCTTGCAGCACAGGCGTTTTTTGCGCATTCTATTGATGGTGAGTTTATTGTTCGAAATTCCAAAGAAACCATTAAAATTTCAGATAGTGACGAGATGAAGTTtatgaaagaaatgaatttcataaatGGTGTAAATGCGGATGAGGGGGCGCCATGGGTCCTTACGCTAGCTGCTAATCACAATGGGTCAATAGACGACTTCAAAATCAGCAATGCGGACTTGTCAATATTTGTGCCTATGATGGTAGGGATGATGTATCCAAGTCAGAATATCCATTCAGCAGTAAGCGATTTGATTGACTACGAATATACAAATTGGGCAAACCCAGAGGATGCAAGAGCAATGTTCACAAAGGTGGCCGGCGATGTTTTCATGAACGTTCCAGCCATGGATTTGAATTTGGCTCACTCTAACGATACAACGTCTAACACCTGGTTTTACAATTTCATGATCGCACCTAAACAGCGTCAGTACAATATTCCAAAATGGATCACAAAAGCTACCCATGGAGAAGAGTTACCTTACGTATTTGGGTATCATTTGGACAATGAAACATGGTTTAATGCAACTGATTATGAGCCACCGGAAAAGGAACTGGAGGTTTCAGAAAAAGTGATGACGTACTGGACCAATTTTGCGAAATTTGG GGACCCCAACGGAGATGGGCCAGTCACTTGGCCTAAATACACCCTTGAGACAATGCAGCACCTAGTTATTGATGAGGAAGACTCAATCGGACGAAGGTTATACACGAAGGAATATCAGTTTTGGCGTAAAATTGTTCCCGATCTTTTAGACGCAATTGAAAATGGCGTGCATACAGGAGATTCTACATTCAAGTCGAAACTGACAGATGCGTGTGACGCTGAGGATGACAATTTCCCGTATTGTAACTTTTGA